The Treponema primitia ZAS-1 genome has a segment encoding these proteins:
- a CDS encoding formylglycine-generating enzyme family protein → MGEADGLIKIQGGVFMMGSPDTEKKGWDASEADPDETLHQVKVWDFFLGACPVTHREYEELIGYNPSRFKGAENPVEQVTWYEAVEYCNLRSRRDGLHPAYHINKEEIDRNNLDCHDLHRWTVSWDKSADGYRLPTEAEWEYACRAGTTTSFSTGDTITTDQANFNRKHKSGVLPVGSFNPNGWGLYDMHGNVFEWCWDWLGPYTTDTDTPDGPASGTQRVLRGGSWNWWLYGVRSGSRFAGRPYGRYYLSIGFRLARSSFNEVHVYG, encoded by the coding sequence ATGGGTGAAGCGGACGGGCTTATCAAAATACAGGGCGGCGTCTTTATGATGGGAAGCCCCGATACAGAAAAGAAAGGGTGGGATGCAAGTGAAGCCGATCCTGACGAAACCCTTCATCAAGTAAAGGTTTGGGATTTTTTTCTGGGCGCTTGTCCTGTTACCCATAGAGAATATGAGGAGCTGATCGGATACAACCCGAGCAGGTTCAAGGGCGCGGAAAACCCGGTGGAACAGGTAACCTGGTATGAGGCAGTAGAATACTGCAATCTACGGAGTCGCCGGGATGGGCTGCACCCGGCCTATCATATCAATAAGGAAGAGATTGACCGGAACAACCTGGACTGTCACGACCTGCACCGCTGGACCGTAAGCTGGGATAAAAGCGCCGATGGGTATCGGCTCCCCACAGAGGCTGAATGGGAATACGCCTGCCGGGCCGGAACCACTACTTCTTTTAGTACCGGAGACACCATTACTACGGATCAGGCAAATTTTAACAGAAAACATAAAAGCGGAGTACTTCCGGTGGGCAGCTTTAATCCCAATGGCTGGGGTTTATACGATATGCACGGGAATGTGTTTGAGTGGTGCTGGGATTGGTTGGGGCCATATACCACTGATACCGATACACCCGACGGACCGGCATCAGGAACCCAGCGTGTACTTCGGGGAGGAAGCTGGAATTGGTGGCTCTACGGAGTCCGTTCCGGCAGTCGGTTTGCAGGCCGCCCCTATGGGCGGTACTATCTTTCCATCGGGTTCCGTCTAGCCCGTTCTTCTTTCAATGAGGTACACGTTTATGGGTGA
- a CDS encoding formylglycine-generating enzyme family protein, protein MGDTSMRELLKIIVQEKGPEVFDNHVLLAGLLNDYALGEYKKERSVLLRLLSDSPEGDSVLWDPLSRETRIGVEPAIAAPVIPELVLIDGGTFLMGSPLSEPDRNIGSRKNTYDYEKQHQVRVDSFFLGKYAVTQGEYEDVTGDNPSEFKGRNLPVHKINWYEAVIYCNLRSKSEGLLPAYTIHKDRIDPGNYCKYDDFRWLVYWNHDADGYRLPTEAEWEYACRAGTKTTFYTGNSISAYQANFDGTYKREMLPVGSFDPNNWGLYDMHGNVQEWCWDWEGKYEDNAVNPLGPATGECRIRRGGAYLWSSAGIRSAMRSSYPPCTYHTEMGFRLACSIRTM, encoded by the coding sequence ATGGGTGATACTTCCATGAGGGAACTCCTGAAAATAATTGTACAGGAAAAAGGACCCGAGGTCTTTGACAACCATGTCCTTCTGGCAGGGTTATTAAATGACTATGCCTTGGGGGAATATAAAAAGGAAAGAAGTGTGCTGCTGCGCCTCCTTTCGGATTCCCCGGAGGGGGATAGTGTTTTGTGGGATCCCTTGTCCCGGGAAACCCGGATCGGTGTGGAACCAGCCATAGCGGCGCCGGTTATTCCTGAACTTGTGCTGATCGACGGGGGTACTTTCCTGATGGGAAGCCCCCTGTCTGAGCCGGATCGGAATATTGGTTCCAGGAAGAATACCTATGATTATGAAAAACAGCATCAGGTAAGGGTGGATTCATTTTTTCTGGGGAAATACGCGGTGACCCAGGGTGAGTATGAGGATGTGACCGGGGATAATCCAAGTGAATTCAAAGGGAGAAACCTGCCTGTTCATAAAATAAACTGGTATGAGGCGGTTATATATTGCAATTTGCGCAGTAAAAGTGAGGGGCTTTTGCCGGCCTATACCATCCATAAGGATCGGATAGATCCGGGTAATTACTGTAAGTACGATGACTTCAGATGGCTTGTGTACTGGAACCATGACGCCGACGGGTACCGGCTGCCCACGGAAGCCGAATGGGAATACGCCTGCCGGGCCGGAACAAAAACGACTTTTTATACCGGGAACAGTATTTCTGCCTACCAGGCTAATTTTGACGGGACTTACAAAAGGGAGATGCTTCCGGTTGGGAGCTTCGATCCCAATAACTGGGGCTTATATGATATGCATGGGAATGTACAGGAATGGTGCTGGGATTGGGAAGGAAAATACGAAGATAACGCAGTCAATCCCCTGGGACCGGCAACCGGGGAATGCAGGATACGCCGGGGCGGCGCTTATCTTTGGTCATCGGCTGGCATACGCTCCGCCATGCGGTCCAGCTATCCTCCCTGCACTTATCATACTGAAATGGGGTTCCGTTTGGCCTGTTCAATAAGAACAATGTAA
- a CDS encoding DUF4116 domain-containing protein, with protein MKDYFEFEDGSFWAVRTSGKTFCALSGSIYDSFNPGVMENEGYKRYSRYKDIETGVFDSEAEAEEAALSLADGKRLTAKPQTKAFWVRTVERNPTLILFVPQTLKTEELCLAAVCKDESALEFVDHALKTAELCTTAVRRNPYALQFVPEGLKTPELCRLAVKKYRAALEYVPEELRTAEFCKAAVKKDGRAFRYVPEAYKTPELCTEAVYGYGHMLKYVPEALKTFEICFAAVYYLRDFRFVDEIDGIYSALYYVPEKFKTPDLCLNAVAKDSEALKYVPPKLVTPKLCLTAVEYWGSALKLVPEKLRTRELCHVAIKNDGESLEFVPGDLKSEKLCALAVQHDMALQFVSEKFKTRELCLTAIKSQGEALQYVPDTFKYGAFYLEAVQKNVEAFSSIPEADKTPELCRLAVEMKGEALQHVPEALKTLEFCDLAVEMKGEALQYVPEALKTPALCALVVQKEPYALGYVPEQLKTAEMCLSAVIEDGCAIKYVPEMLITEELCLAAVQNDGSALEYVPEVFKTEAICLAAAEKGFGWDKLPDRLKTQGFYLMVIQKKYLGAPLDKMPDDFKTYDFCMEAIRVDGNELEYVPEELKTFELCVTALQQSRGDVLSDIPDSFKTPEFCLSAVRISGCNLGGVPEELKTKEMCELAIKRDGIALQSVPFRLRTHELCYIAAENSPVTIEHCAPEHLKTEELYFAAANCEGGGWLLNLPDSMQSERIFLKILEKWTYNNRVLEHMRSEFKTPNFYCKAVQVEFLTLEQVPLELKTSDFYRKVVQGEGLILGQVPLELKTLELCMDAVIENGSALMFVPEALKTQELCYQAVKSNGYALQYVPEPLKTEELYLLAVQTNRFALKLINERFLSAELCLAAVKADGTALQYVPQLLRTAELCLEAVKNADSVLEYVPEPLKTFELCAMAVERKYGYALNYNYVPESLKTQKLYEIAVKCDVEALQYIPDEYKTFDLCLAAVTQNGHALPYVNYKALSAEQYRVLCRTSLNAPSSSFAFIAAAQPSWS; from the coding sequence ATGAAGGACTATTTTGAATTTGAGGATGGATCGTTTTGGGCGGTGCGTACCAGCGGGAAAACATTTTGCGCTTTATCCGGTAGTATTTATGACAGTTTCAATCCTGGGGTGATGGAAAACGAGGGCTATAAACGCTACAGCAGGTACAAGGATATAGAGACCGGCGTCTTTGACAGTGAGGCTGAAGCGGAGGAAGCTGCGCTCAGTTTGGCGGACGGAAAGCGTCTGACGGCGAAACCCCAAACTAAGGCTTTTTGGGTCAGGACGGTTGAGCGTAACCCTACTCTGATTCTTTTCGTACCCCAAACACTTAAAACAGAGGAACTATGCCTTGCGGCGGTTTGTAAAGACGAATCTGCCCTTGAATTTGTGGACCATGCGCTCAAAACGGCGGAGCTTTGTACCACTGCGGTAAGGAGGAACCCCTACGCGCTTCAATTTGTACCCGAGGGGTTAAAAACCCCGGAGCTGTGCCGGCTTGCAGTCAAAAAATACCGCGCTGCGCTGGAATATGTGCCTGAGGAACTGCGGACAGCGGAATTTTGCAAAGCTGCGGTAAAAAAAGACGGGCGAGCGTTCCGGTATGTACCGGAAGCGTACAAAACTCCGGAACTCTGTACCGAAGCGGTTTATGGATACGGCCATATGCTTAAGTATGTGCCGGAAGCGCTTAAAACGTTCGAGATATGTTTTGCCGCCGTGTACTATTTACGTGACTTCCGTTTTGTCGATGAAATTGACGGGATATATTCTGCACTTTACTACGTTCCAGAAAAATTTAAAACCCCGGACCTATGCCTTAATGCCGTTGCTAAAGACTCTGAGGCGTTGAAATATGTACCCCCCAAACTTGTTACCCCAAAGCTCTGCCTTACTGCGGTAGAATACTGGGGTTCCGCGCTTAAACTCGTACCGGAAAAACTCAGAACCCGGGAACTCTGTCATGTAGCGATAAAAAATGATGGCGAATCCCTTGAATTTGTGCCCGGAGATTTAAAATCAGAAAAACTGTGCGCTCTTGCAGTACAGCACGATATGGCGCTTCAATTTGTGTCGGAAAAATTTAAAACCCGGGAACTGTGCCTTACGGCGATAAAAAGCCAGGGGGAGGCCCTGCAATATGTGCCGGACACCTTCAAATATGGGGCATTTTACCTTGAGGCGGTTCAGAAAAACGTTGAAGCCTTTAGCTCAATACCGGAGGCGGATAAAACACCTGAACTCTGCCGTCTGGCGGTAGAAATGAAAGGTGAAGCGCTGCAACACGTACCGGAGGCGCTTAAAACGCTGGAATTCTGCGACCTGGCGGTAGAAATGAAAGGTGAAGCGCTGCAATACGTACCGGAGGCGCTTAAAACGCCAGCACTCTGCGCACTGGTGGTACAAAAAGAGCCTTATGCACTGGGTTATGTCCCCGAACAGCTCAAAACAGCGGAAATGTGCCTCTCGGCGGTAATAGAAGATGGCTGTGCGATCAAATATGTACCTGAAATGCTTATCACAGAGGAACTATGCCTTGCGGCCGTTCAAAATGATGGATCTGCCCTGGAATACGTGCCCGAGGTGTTCAAAACAGAGGCTATCTGTCTTGCGGCGGCGGAAAAAGGCTTCGGTTGGGACAAGCTCCCCGATAGGTTAAAAACCCAAGGGTTCTATCTAATGGTAATCCAAAAAAAATATTTGGGAGCACCTCTGGATAAAATGCCCGATGATTTTAAAACTTATGATTTCTGCATGGAAGCCATCAGGGTAGACGGTAATGAACTGGAATATGTTCCGGAAGAACTCAAAACCTTTGAACTCTGTGTAACCGCATTACAGCAATCTCGTGGTGATGTGCTTTCTGATATACCCGATTCATTTAAAACGCCGGAGTTCTGCTTATCGGCAGTAAGAATATCCGGCTGTAATCTGGGTGGTGTACCGGAAGAGCTTAAAACAAAAGAAATGTGTGAGCTGGCGATAAAGAGAGACGGTATTGCCTTGCAATCTGTTCCGTTTCGCTTACGTACCCACGAATTATGTTATATCGCTGCAGAGAATTCGCCTGTCACGATTGAGCATTGTGCACCTGAGCATCTAAAAACGGAAGAACTCTATTTTGCGGCAGCAAATTGCGAAGGAGGGGGTTGGCTTCTGAACTTGCCGGATAGCATGCAAAGTGAGAGAATTTTTCTTAAAATCCTGGAGAAATGGACTTATAACAACAGGGTATTGGAACACATGCGCAGCGAATTCAAAACCCCGAATTTTTACTGTAAGGCAGTTCAGGTAGAATTCTTAACGCTTGAGCAGGTGCCTTTGGAACTCAAAACATCGGATTTTTACCGTAAGGTGGTTCAGGGAGAAGGCTTAATACTTGGGCAGGTGCCTTTGGAACTCAAGACCCTGGAACTCTGTATGGATGCGGTTATCGAAAACGGCAGTGCCCTGATGTTCGTACCGGAAGCACTTAAAACGCAGGAACTCTGTTACCAGGCAGTTAAAAGTAATGGATATGCGCTGCAATATGTTCCGGAACCGCTCAAAACTGAAGAATTGTATCTCCTCGCTGTACAAACCAACCGTTTTGCGCTTAAACTTATAAACGAGCGTTTTTTGAGCGCCGAACTATGCCTCGCCGCCGTCAAGGCAGACGGCACGGCGCTGCAATATGTCCCCCAACTTCTGCGGACAGCGGAACTCTGTTTAGAGGCGGTTAAAAATGCAGACAGCGTACTTGAATATGTGCCCGAACCGCTCAAAACATTCGAGTTATGCGCCATGGCAGTAGAAAGGAAATATGGCTATGCTTTAAACTATAACTATGTACCGGAATCGCTTAAAACGCAGAAACTCTACGAAATAGCCGTGAAGTGTGATGTAGAGGCGCTGCAATATATCCCCGATGAATACAAAACATTCGACCTCTGCCTTGCGGCAGTAACGCAAAACGGCCATGCCCTTCCCTATGTAAATTACAAAGCTCTTTCTGCAGAGCAGTACAGGGTGCTCTGCCGCACTTCCCTTAATGCTCCATCTAGCTCGTTCGCATTTATTGCAGCCGCTCAACCCAGTTGGTCTTAA
- the dnaB gene encoding replicative DNA helicase, with product MKDHFDPGMMENKSMKELSLLGYRVPPHDDEAERAVLGALLLDKNALEITEKFLTGDDFYSGANKRIYQVVGYLLHKGYVADIITVAAELKKNGELDTAGGYGYIASLTSVVPSIANIEYYAKIVFACSVKRSLFKIANLIIDKVFDESVEYGEILEKAQQDIFGIVENKKGIIYKRLDKIVPLFIEKTEERLKSGSSLTGIPSGFSKLDELTSGFQPSDFIVIGARPSVGKTALALSMAAHIAIKKKIPAAFFSLEMNDLSLVLRLFAGESRIDAKRLKTGFLKSSDLQKMLETAGSLYEAPLYIIDTPNMKLFDLRSQARRLRLHEKVEIIFIDYLTLVTPDNTNLQTFDQFAEISKSLKSLARELEIPIVVLSQLNRQTSEKGAQLNNIRASGAIEQDADLVMFLERKLGESEAKINVVKQRQGEVGYVDIVFLPQYTRFENLAKDN from the coding sequence ATGAAGGACCATTTTGATCCAGGGATGATGGAAAACAAAAGCATGAAAGAATTATCTTTGCTTGGGTATAGGGTTCCTCCCCATGACGATGAAGCGGAAAGGGCAGTCCTTGGGGCATTGCTGCTTGATAAAAACGCCCTGGAAATTACTGAAAAATTTCTAACAGGAGATGATTTTTATTCCGGCGCAAATAAACGGATTTATCAGGTTGTTGGATATTTGCTGCATAAAGGGTATGTTGCGGATATTATTACGGTTGCCGCAGAACTTAAGAAAAACGGAGAGTTGGATACAGCGGGTGGTTATGGATATATTGCATCCCTAACCAGCGTGGTGCCTTCCATTGCAAATATTGAATACTATGCAAAAATTGTATTCGCCTGTTCTGTAAAAAGGTCATTATTCAAAATAGCTAACCTTATCATTGACAAGGTGTTTGATGAATCAGTAGAATACGGAGAAATTCTGGAAAAAGCCCAGCAGGATATATTCGGTATTGTGGAGAATAAGAAGGGGATAATTTATAAAAGGCTGGATAAAATAGTACCACTGTTTATTGAAAAGACAGAGGAGCGCTTAAAATCAGGATCGTCCCTTACAGGTATTCCATCGGGATTCAGTAAGTTGGATGAATTGACATCAGGTTTTCAGCCCTCCGATTTTATTGTAATCGGCGCCCGGCCTTCGGTGGGGAAAACTGCCCTGGCATTATCCATGGCCGCTCATATTGCGATTAAAAAGAAAATCCCGGCGGCATTTTTTTCTTTGGAAATGAATGATCTTTCCCTGGTCCTGCGACTTTTTGCGGGGGAATCCCGGATAGATGCCAAAAGGCTTAAAACAGGGTTCTTAAAATCCAGCGATTTACAAAAAATGCTTGAGACCGCAGGCAGCTTATATGAAGCCCCCTTGTATATTATTGATACACCTAACATGAAACTTTTTGACCTCCGATCTCAGGCGCGGCGTTTGCGGCTTCATGAAAAAGTTGAGATTATTTTTATTGATTATCTGACCCTGGTTACTCCCGATAATACAAATTTGCAAACCTTTGATCAGTTTGCGGAAATATCAAAATCCCTTAAAAGTCTTGCCAGGGAATTGGAAATTCCCATAGTGGTGTTATCCCAACTGAACCGCCAGACCAGTGAAAAGGGAGCACAGCTCAACAATATCCGCGCGTCCGGCGCTATTGAACAGGATGCGGATCTCGTTATGTTTCTAGAAAGAAAGCTTGGGGAATCCGAAGCAAAGATTAATGTGGTTAAGCAGCGTCAGGGGGAAGTGGGATATGTAGATATTGTCTTTTTACCGCAATATACACGGTTTGAAAATCTCGCCAAGGATAATTAG
- a CDS encoding DUF4116 domain-containing protein, whose amino-acid sequence MKDYFEFADGAFWAVHTSGKTFCALSGSIYDSFNPGEMENEGYKRYSGYKDIETGVFGNEAEAEEAARILADGKRLTAKPQTEAFWVRALERNPALIFFVPHGLKTGELCLAAVRKDGSALGFVEETLKTAELCTAAVRRDPYALQFVPEGLKTPELCRLAANKYGATLEYVPMELRTAELCKAAIKKDGHALQFVPDAYKTQELYTEVVNRNGHILKYVPETFKTLEMCFAAVSFISEVELVDESGKMRSVLYYVPEKFKTPELCLAAIANHHEALGYVPTELVTPKLCLMAVEHWGSALKLVPEKFRTRELCHAAIKTYGKSLEFVPEELKSEELCTTAVRRNPYALQFVPEKFKTRTLCLNAIKSQGKALHYVPDTFKNGAFYLEAVRKNGEALCSIPEEDKTPELCRLAVAKKVEALQYVPEALKTPELCALAVQKASYVLHHVPEQLKTAEMCLTAVMRHGYLIKYVPETLITEELCLAAVQNYGPALEYVSDAFKTEAICLAAMEKGCDPDDIPDRLKTHEFCLKAVQSGFWELDKVPYDFKTYDFCMEAVRTDGGALEHVPEEFKTFELCVTALQHYLDDVLSHTPASFKTPEFCLSAVRISGKNLGGVPEELKTKELCELAVKRNGFVLQFVPFRLRTRELCYIAVESQPDAIEYVPEHLKTEELYFVAANHKGFFVGTWFYTMPDSMQSEKLFLKILENCPGDRGVLYHMRSEFKNPDFSRKAVQVLGMALKHIPVELKTRKLCMDAVIANGRALSFVPEVLKTQEICYQAVKSNGAALQYVPEPLKTEELCRLAVQTNGSVLKLIDERFLSAELCLAAVKTNGNALQYVPHPLRTAEVCLEAVKNANSALEHVPEPLKTFELCAMAVEKYGYALNFVPEGLKTQELYEIAVRNDGAALQYIPDEYKTFDLCLTAVKQNGLALPYVNYKAFPNIINYKDLFAYLYMALCCASLNIPSSYSVIVCWLDRHEAAFFRKANKAENYQVPIIFAKNYTEFKRHITADSMLVISTRKGKFKKTIQLVRQYPQYRFWAFARSDDECTTVPELKFLLELNVDTSDGTCQQYREEELLIIFRTCLYRFIKSSVKC is encoded by the coding sequence ATGAAGGATTATTTTGAATTTGCGGATGGAGCGTTTTGGGCGGTGCATACCAGCGGAAAAACATTTTGCGCTCTATCCGGTAGTATTTATGACAGTTTCAATCCTGGGGAGATGGAAAATGAGGGCTACAAACGCTACAGCGGGTATAAGGATATAGAAACTGGCGTCTTTGGCAATGAGGCTGAAGCGGAGGAAGCTGCGCGCATTTTAGCGGATGGAAAGCGTCTGACTGCGAAACCCCAAACTGAGGCTTTTTGGGTCAGGGCGCTTGAGCGTAACCCTGCTCTGATTTTTTTTGTGCCCCATGGGCTTAAAACCGGGGAGCTATGCCTTGCGGCTGTTCGTAAAGACGGATCCGCCCTTGGATTTGTGGAGGAAACGCTCAAAACGGCGGAGCTTTGTACCGCTGCGGTAAGGAGGGACCCCTACGCGCTTCAATTTGTACCCGAGGGGTTAAAAACCCCGGAGCTGTGCCGGCTTGCGGCCAATAAATACGGCGCCACATTGGAATATGTGCCCATGGAACTGCGGACAGCGGAACTCTGCAAAGCTGCGATAAAGAAAGACGGACATGCGTTGCAGTTTGTACCGGATGCGTACAAAACTCAGGAACTCTATACCGAAGTGGTCAACAGAAACGGTCATATACTTAAGTATGTGCCGGAAACGTTTAAAACATTGGAGATGTGTTTTGCCGCTGTATCATTTATATCTGAAGTCGAGCTTGTCGATGAAAGCGGCAAGATGCGGTCCGTACTTTACTACGTTCCCGAAAAATTTAAAACCCCGGAATTATGTCTGGCCGCTATTGCCAATCACCATGAGGCGCTGGGATATGTACCCACCGAACTTGTTACGCCAAAACTGTGTCTTATGGCGGTGGAACACTGGGGTTCTGCGCTTAAACTCGTGCCGGAAAAATTCAGAACCCGGGAACTTTGCCATGCAGCGATAAAAACCTATGGCAAATCCCTTGAATTTGTGCCCGAAGAATTAAAATCAGAAGAACTTTGTACCACTGCGGTAAGGAGGAACCCCTACGCGCTCCAATTTGTGCCGGAAAAATTTAAAACCCGGACACTGTGCCTTAATGCGATAAAGAGCCAGGGGAAGGCCCTGCACTATGTACCGGACACATTCAAAAATGGGGCATTTTATCTTGAGGCGGTTCGGAAAAACGGTGAAGCCCTTTGCTCAATACCGGAGGAGGATAAAACCCCTGAACTCTGCCGTCTTGCGGTAGCAAAGAAAGTGGAAGCGCTGCAATACGTACCGGAGGCGCTTAAAACGCCGGAACTCTGCGCCCTGGCGGTACAAAAAGCGTCTTATGTACTGCACCATGTTCCCGAACAGCTCAAAACAGCGGAAATGTGCCTCACGGCGGTAATGAGACATGGCTATCTAATTAAATATGTACCGGAAACGCTTATCACAGAGGAACTATGCCTTGCGGCTGTTCAAAATTATGGACCTGCCCTGGAATACGTGTCCGATGCGTTCAAAACAGAGGCTATCTGTCTTGCAGCAATGGAAAAAGGCTGCGATCCGGATGACATCCCCGACAGGTTAAAAACTCACGAGTTCTGCCTAAAGGCGGTCCAAAGCGGATTTTGGGAATTGGATAAAGTTCCCTATGATTTTAAAACCTATGATTTCTGCATGGAAGCTGTCAGGACAGATGGTGGTGCGCTTGAACATGTTCCGGAAGAATTCAAAACCTTTGAACTCTGTGTAACCGCGTTACAGCATTATCTCGATGATGTTCTTTCCCATACACCCGCTTCTTTTAAGACCCCGGAATTCTGCTTGTCGGCGGTAAGGATATCCGGAAAAAATCTGGGTGGTGTACCGGAAGAGCTTAAAACAAAAGAACTGTGTGAACTGGCGGTAAAGAGAAACGGTTTTGTCTTGCAATTTGTTCCGTTCCGCTTACGTACCCGCGAATTGTGTTATATCGCCGTAGAGAGTCAGCCTGACGCGATTGAGTATGTACCTGAGCATCTAAAAACGGAAGAACTCTATTTTGTGGCGGCAAATCACAAAGGATTTTTTGTAGGGACTTGGTTTTATACCATGCCGGATAGCATGCAAAGTGAGAAACTTTTTCTTAAAATCCTGGAGAATTGCCCTGGTGACAGGGGGGTCCTGTATCACATGCGTAGCGAATTTAAAAACCCGGATTTTTCCCGCAAAGCAGTTCAGGTACTCGGCATGGCGCTTAAACATATCCCTGTGGAACTCAAAACCCGTAAACTCTGCATGGATGCGGTTATCGCAAACGGCAGGGCCCTGAGCTTCGTACCGGAAGTGCTTAAAACGCAGGAAATCTGTTACCAGGCAGTTAAAAGTAATGGAGCAGCGCTGCAATATGTTCCGGAACCGCTCAAAACCGAAGAATTGTGCCGCCTCGCTGTACAAACCAACGGTTCTGTGCTTAAATTGATAGACGAGCGCTTTTTAAGCGCCGAACTATGCCTTGCCGCCGTTAAGACAAACGGCAATGCACTTCAATATGTCCCCCACCCCCTGAGGACAGCGGAAGTCTGTTTAGAGGCGGTTAAAAATGCAAACAGCGCGCTCGAACATGTGCCCGAGCCGCTCAAAACATTCGAGTTATGCGCCATGGCGGTGGAAAAATACGGCTACGCATTAAACTTTGTACCAGAGGGACTTAAAACGCAGGAACTTTACGAAATTGCCGTGAGGAATGACGGAGCGGCGTTACAATATATCCCCGATGAATACAAAACATTCGACCTCTGCCTTACGGCGGTAAAACAAAACGGCCTTGCCCTTCCCTATGTGAATTACAAGGCTTTTCCCAATATTATTAATTATAAGGACCTGTTCGCATACTTGTACATGGCGCTCTGCTGCGCCTCCCTTAATATTCCCTCGTCTTACAGTGTAATAGTTTGTTGGCTTGACAGGCATGAAGCAGCGTTTTTCAGGAAAGCTAATAAAGCCGAAAATTACCAAGTACCTATTATATTTGCAAAAAATTATACCGAGTTTAAACGCCATATAACGGCTGATTCGATGCTAGTTATTTCAACAAGAAAAGGTAAATTTAAAAAAACAATCCAGCTTGTGCGGCAGTATCCTCAGTATCGATTTTGGGCGTTTGCCAGATCAGATGATGAATGCACAACTGTACCCGAACTTAAGTTTCTCCTGGAACTGAATGTAGATACATCAGATGGGACATGTCAGCAGTATAGGGAAGAAGAATTACTTATAATTTTTCGTACTTGTCTTTATAGGTTTATAAAAAGTAGCGTGAAATGTTAA
- a CDS encoding tyrosine-protein phosphatase, translating into MRQAGLWISIKIKTSNFREICSGRIGHGKLYRSNHPVCDGIQVKEIAFAAGAAGINSIINLVDSEASVKSKIVHCPWYKKLYEDGNVIALHMNMKFMDNLFGKKLKKGILYMVEKNPPYLFHCEAGIDRTGFVSMVLEILLGAHFNEIVKGYMLSFVTNSEYSENDFKQGAMYIKNMMSRIKGEAIIPGEDFSLIIHDYLINKLGLNHEDIIKLKNVLI; encoded by the coding sequence TTGAGGCAGGCTGGGCTCTGGATTAGTATAAAAATTAAAACATCAAATTTCAGGGAAATATGTTCAGGCCGTATAGGCCATGGAAAATTGTATCGCAGCAATCATCCGGTTTGTGATGGTATACAGGTTAAAGAAATAGCTTTTGCCGCAGGGGCAGCGGGAATAAATTCAATTATAAACCTCGTTGATAGTGAAGCCTCAGTAAAATCAAAGATTGTGCACTGCCCCTGGTACAAAAAATTATATGAAGACGGCAATGTTATTGCATTGCATATGAATATGAAATTTATGGATAATCTGTTTGGTAAAAAATTGAAAAAGGGGATATTGTATATGGTTGAAAAAAATCCTCCCTATCTTTTTCATTGTGAAGCAGGAATAGACAGAACAGGGTTTGTTTCAATGGTGTTGGAGATATTGCTGGGCGCTCATTTTAATGAAATTGTAAAGGGTTATATGCTGTCCTTTGTTACCAATTCCGAATATTCCGAAAATGATTTTAAGCAGGGCGCCATGTATATTAAAAATATGATGTCCAGGATAAAGGGAGAAGCAATAATACCGGGCGAAGATTTTTCGTTAATTATACATGATTATTTAATAAACAAGCTTGGGTTAAATCACGAAGATATAATAAAATTGAAAAATGTTTTAATATGA